A genomic region of Methylobacterium durans contains the following coding sequences:
- a CDS encoding HD-GYP domain-containing protein yields MRVLVLDDAELNNLLMMEALRPIPDCAPQDFTRPAEALAFAEAHAHDLGVVLTDYDMPGMNGIAFIEAIRALPKLAHVPIVMVTSIEERRLRREALEAGATDFLNKPFDPVEVRARVANLLALSRAYRQQQDHASILEREVAAAVATVEAREREIITLLMRAAEHRDTDTGNHIARVAAYVALTAEALGYAPDECRQISLASTMHDVGKIAVPDAILLKPGSLTSAERDVMERHAERGQRILESSTSPIVRLAAEIAGTHHERWDGTGYPHGIRGEAIPLSGRIVAVADVFDALTTERPYKSAWAPEAARAYLLEKCGTHFDARVVEAFLSRWDQIVRQVMPPASAAA; encoded by the coding sequence ATGCGGGTGCTCGTCCTCGACGACGCTGAATTGAACAACCTCCTGATGATGGAGGCCCTGCGCCCGATCCCGGATTGCGCACCGCAGGACTTCACGCGGCCGGCCGAGGCTCTGGCCTTCGCCGAGGCGCACGCCCACGATCTCGGTGTCGTCCTCACCGATTACGACATGCCCGGCATGAACGGGATCGCCTTCATCGAGGCGATCCGGGCGCTGCCGAAGCTCGCGCACGTGCCGATCGTCATGGTGACCAGCATCGAGGAGCGCCGCCTGCGGCGGGAGGCGCTGGAGGCCGGCGCCACCGACTTCCTCAACAAGCCCTTCGACCCGGTCGAGGTACGGGCCCGCGTCGCCAACCTGCTCGCCCTCAGCCGGGCCTACCGGCAGCAGCAGGATCACGCGTCCATCCTCGAGCGCGAGGTCGCCGCCGCTGTCGCCACGGTGGAGGCGCGGGAGCGCGAGATCATCACGCTCCTCATGCGCGCGGCCGAGCACCGGGACACGGATACGGGCAACCACATCGCCCGCGTCGCCGCCTACGTGGCGCTGACTGCCGAGGCCCTCGGCTACGCGCCGGATGAGTGCCGCCAGATCAGCCTCGCATCGACGATGCACGATGTCGGCAAGATCGCGGTGCCGGACGCCATCCTGCTGAAGCCCGGTTCCCTCACCAGCGCCGAGCGCGACGTGATGGAGCGCCATGCGGAGCGCGGCCAGCGCATCTTGGAGAGCAGCACGTCGCCGATCGTGCGGCTCGCCGCCGAGATCGCGGGGACCCACCACGAGCGCTGGGACGGCACCGGCTACCCGCACGGCATCCGCGGCGAGGCGATCCCGCTTTCGGGCCGGATCGTCGCCGTGGCGGACGTGTTCGACGCGCTCACCACCGAGCGCCCCTACAAGTCGGCCTGGGCCCCGGAGGCGGCGCGGGCCTACCTTCTCGAAAAGTGCGGCACCCATTTCGATGCGCGGGTGGTCGAGGCGTTCTTGAGCCGCTGGGACCAGATCGTCCGGCAGGTCATGCCGCCGGCGAGCGCGGCGGCGTAG
- a CDS encoding TadE/TadG family type IV pilus assembly protein, giving the protein MSAPPSRTCTAERPAARIRDFAGDGRGTSSVEFALVALPFIAVLCVIFEAAFLFLSQQTLDVAVDRASRALRTGEFQDRADGTDPADRLRRIMCGRRTVFFRCDDLRLDLTRTGSFASNQIPPAYDGQKKDFVVSFGTHFECPEGSDVVALRAAVPVTRPFSFLDVSGSAMAGGRQLLTTTAIFRTEPYSGKSCT; this is encoded by the coding sequence ATGAGCGCGCCTCCGTCACGGACTTGCACGGCGGAGCGGCCAGCGGCCCGAATCCGCGACTTCGCCGGTGACGGCCGGGGCACGTCCTCTGTCGAGTTCGCGCTCGTCGCGCTGCCCTTCATCGCGGTGCTCTGCGTGATCTTCGAGGCGGCCTTCCTGTTCCTGTCCCAGCAGACGCTCGACGTCGCCGTCGACCGGGCCTCGCGCGCCCTGCGCACGGGGGAGTTCCAGGATCGCGCCGACGGGACCGACCCGGCCGACCGGCTCCGCCGGATCATGTGCGGGCGGCGGACCGTCTTCTTCCGCTGCGACGACCTGCGCCTCGACCTGACCCGGACCGGCAGCTTCGCGTCGAACCAGATCCCGCCGGCCTACGACGGCCAGAAGAAGGACTTCGTCGTCAGCTTCGGGACCCATTTCGAGTGCCCCGAGGGCAGCGACGTCGTGGCTCTGCGCGCGGCCGTGCCGGTCACCCGTCCGTTCAGCTTCCTCGACGTGAGCGGGAGCGCGATGGCGGGCGGGCGGCAATTGCTGACGACGACGGCGATCTTCCGCACGGAGCCCTACAGCGGCAAATCGTGCACATGA
- a CDS encoding hybrid sensor histidine kinase/response regulator — MTRSRPYRSLARRLGRAVASAVLIALVVGTGLTVLGEVGRYATDKRDALRALATVFASATAKAVAADDEAGASAALRAIAAQRNISYVAVARGDGTPFAEQGIGLRLADDLDLDRQDGVSALDLALTRTVRLSVPVVDAGREIGSVTVVAETGDLADRLLAVLRNAALAAVAALAIGLLVAWRLQRALTQPLRSLAETMNAVRENHDYATLASVTTNDEVGALATTFNGLLGAVRDRDRALADHRASLEQEVSDRTLDLRVAKDMAEAANAAKSTFLATMSHEIRTPMNGMLVMAELLAAAADLPARQRRYAEVIARSGQSLLAIINDILDFAKVEAGKLELERIPVSPADLVDTVVTLFGERARAKGLDIAAHVAPGVPASFAGDPVRLGQVLGNFVNNALKFTEAGHVLIRIAAIDAGRIEISVSDTGIGIPVDKLPTIFSAFSQADQTTTRRFGGTGLGLSIAQSLVAAMGGEIGVSSAVGAGSTFWIRLPVEVLSEPKLIGRVEQVSPFVRVEGLGAATGTVVGTSLGEAGFLPGASGAGAHAIVAASLLMQGGRRPIGSGRVLAIAPMGDASGAQVLKLGLADDVLRWPLVQAEWQAALAALAEDRPVASAEIVAGPSEAPPRYESLRVLVADDNAVNREVAAEALQRCGVTDIRMAENGREALDQARLGGIDLILMDGSMPVLDGFDAARAIRAEERAAGAGAVPIYALTAHVIGTSADAWRDAGMDGVLVKPFTLADLARVLADVGTPVADRAHPAETGPLPAPSRADDPAPSRLLNPDTLASLSDIAEQSGSSFIQRLLRLFREHGPTALDALHAAATASDAPASASAAHSLKSMCANVGAEALAGRLAEIERAARVDGICADAACIPALRALFERTATELEAFFGHRLAA; from the coding sequence TCGCGAGCGCCACTGCCAAGGCCGTCGCCGCCGACGACGAGGCTGGCGCCTCGGCCGCCCTGCGGGCGATCGCCGCGCAGCGCAACATCAGCTACGTGGCCGTCGCGCGCGGAGATGGGACGCCGTTCGCCGAGCAGGGGATCGGCTTGCGGCTCGCCGACGACCTCGATCTCGACCGCCAGGACGGCGTGTCGGCCCTCGACCTCGCCCTGACCCGCACCGTGCGTCTCAGCGTTCCGGTGGTCGATGCCGGCCGTGAGATCGGCTCGGTGACCGTGGTCGCCGAGACCGGCGACCTTGCCGATCGCCTGCTCGCGGTGCTGCGCAACGCCGCGCTCGCGGCGGTGGCAGCCCTCGCGATCGGCCTCCTCGTCGCCTGGCGCCTGCAGAGGGCGCTGACGCAGCCGCTCCGCTCGCTCGCCGAGACCATGAACGCGGTTCGCGAGAACCACGACTACGCCACGCTCGCCTCCGTCACCACGAACGACGAGGTCGGCGCGCTCGCCACCACCTTCAACGGGCTTCTCGGCGCCGTGCGCGACCGCGACCGGGCGCTCGCCGACCACCGCGCCTCGCTGGAGCAGGAAGTCTCGGACCGGACGCTGGACCTGCGCGTGGCGAAGGACATGGCCGAGGCGGCCAATGCCGCGAAGTCGACCTTCCTGGCCACGATGAGCCACGAGATCCGCACGCCGATGAACGGCATGCTGGTGATGGCCGAGCTCCTCGCCGCCGCCGCCGACTTGCCGGCCCGCCAGCGCCGCTACGCCGAGGTGATCGCCCGGTCCGGCCAGAGCCTACTGGCGATCATCAACGACATCCTGGATTTCGCGAAGGTCGAGGCGGGCAAGCTGGAGCTGGAGCGCATCCCGGTCTCCCCGGCCGACCTCGTCGACACGGTGGTGACGCTGTTCGGGGAACGCGCCCGCGCCAAGGGGCTCGACATCGCCGCGCACGTGGCGCCCGGCGTGCCGGCGAGCTTCGCGGGCGATCCGGTGCGGCTGGGGCAGGTGCTCGGCAACTTCGTCAACAACGCGCTCAAGTTCACAGAAGCCGGCCACGTGCTGATCCGGATCGCGGCGATCGATGCGGGGCGCATCGAGATCAGCGTCAGCGACACGGGCATCGGCATCCCGGTCGACAAGCTGCCCACGATCTTCTCCGCCTTCTCGCAGGCCGACCAGACGACGACGCGCCGTTTCGGCGGGACCGGGCTCGGTCTCTCGATCGCGCAGTCGCTCGTCGCCGCGATGGGTGGCGAGATCGGCGTGTCGAGCGCGGTCGGCGCCGGCTCGACCTTCTGGATCCGCCTGCCCGTGGAGGTCCTCTCCGAACCGAAGCTGATCGGCCGCGTGGAACAGGTGTCGCCGTTCGTTCGCGTGGAGGGCCTCGGGGCGGCGACCGGGACCGTCGTCGGGACCTCGCTCGGCGAGGCCGGCTTCCTGCCCGGCGCGAGCGGCGCGGGAGCCCACGCCATCGTCGCCGCAAGCCTGCTGATGCAGGGCGGTCGCCGACCGATTGGAAGCGGACGGGTCCTCGCGATCGCGCCGATGGGCGATGCGAGCGGCGCGCAGGTGCTCAAGCTCGGCCTCGCCGACGACGTCCTGCGCTGGCCCCTCGTCCAGGCCGAGTGGCAGGCGGCCCTCGCGGCCCTCGCCGAGGATCGACCCGTCGCGAGCGCCGAGATCGTCGCCGGCCCGTCGGAAGCCCCGCCCCGATACGAGAGCCTGCGCGTCCTCGTGGCGGACGACAACGCGGTCAATCGCGAGGTCGCGGCCGAGGCCCTGCAGCGCTGCGGCGTCACCGACATCCGCATGGCCGAGAACGGTCGGGAGGCGCTGGATCAGGCCCGCCTCGGCGGCATCGACCTCATCCTGATGGACGGGAGCATGCCCGTCCTCGACGGCTTCGATGCGGCCCGCGCCATCCGCGCCGAGGAGCGGGCGGCCGGAGCGGGAGCGGTGCCGATCTACGCCCTCACCGCCCACGTGATCGGGACCAGTGCCGATGCGTGGCGGGACGCCGGCATGGACGGGGTTCTCGTCAAGCCCTTCACGCTGGCCGATCTCGCGCGCGTCCTCGCCGACGTCGGGACGCCGGTGGCCGACCGCGCCCACCCTGCCGAAACCGGTCCGCTCCCAGCGCCGAGCCGGGCGGACGACCCGGCCCCTTCACGCCTCCTGAATCCCGACACCCTGGCGAGCCTGTCGGACATCGCCGAGCAGAGCGGGTCCTCCTTCATCCAGCGGTTGCTGCGCCTGTTCCGCGAGCACGGTCCTACCGCTCTCGACGCCCTGCACGCGGCAGCGACGGCATCCGACGCACCCGCTTCGGCGAGCGCCGCCCACAGCCTCAAGTCGATGTGCGCGAATGTCGGGGCCGAGGCCCTCGCCGGGCGCCTCGCGGAGATCGAGCGCGCCGCGCGCGTCGACGGGATCTGCGCGGACGCGGCCTGCATCCCGGCCCTGAGAGCCCTGTTCGAGCGGACCGCGACGGAGTTGGAGGCGTTCTTCGGCCACAGGCTCGCCGCCTGA
- a CDS encoding TadE/TadG family type IV pilus assembly protein, which translates to MPGRLAPNVAVTGLSRHLHLFAARRDGVSAVEFALIAPILILLFTATIDVPRAFSINRRLASGAGTMADLISRNDFQSLDEVYAAAQAVAEPYDVGTARIVLTAAGIYRTPEGFVAKVCSSAAQKDVPRQPGSTIGPAPLGMRIDGARYVMAEVKMQYRAVFRLVPVLNGWEFTTTTLWPVREGKSVNGRDEVVLPGGRPCAANDGA; encoded by the coding sequence GTGCCGGGCCGGCTCGCGCCGAACGTCGCCGTGACGGGCCTCTCCCGACATCTCCACCTTTTCGCCGCACGGCGCGACGGCGTCAGCGCGGTCGAGTTCGCGTTGATCGCCCCGATCCTGATCCTGCTTTTCACCGCGACGATCGACGTTCCGCGCGCGTTCTCGATCAATCGACGCCTCGCGAGCGGCGCCGGCACGATGGCGGACCTGATCTCCCGCAACGATTTCCAGAGCCTGGACGAGGTCTACGCGGCGGCCCAGGCCGTGGCGGAGCCCTACGATGTCGGCACGGCGCGGATCGTGCTCACGGCGGCCGGGATCTACCGGACGCCGGAGGGGTTCGTCGCCAAGGTCTGCTCCAGCGCGGCGCAGAAGGACGTGCCGCGCCAGCCCGGCTCGACCATCGGACCCGCGCCCCTCGGGATGCGGATCGACGGCGCCCGCTACGTCATGGCCGAGGTCAAGATGCAGTACCGGGCGGTCTTCCGGCTGGTCCCGGTGCTCAACGGCTGGGAATTCACCACCACGACGCTCTGGCCCGTCCGCGAGGGCAAGAGCGTCAACGGGCGCGACGAGGTGGTCCTGCCCGGTGGCCGGCCCTGCGCGGCGAATGACGGCGCCTGA